ATTAACTCTCATGCCCTTGGTATCTGCTGCAGAAAGACAAAGTACATGTAGGATACAAGGTCAAGGACCAccaatcaaaataaaaataaaataaaaagcttCAGCtcttcatagccataactttttTCTTGTTCAAGAGGACATTCAACCTCAATTTTTGAATGTAGCATTGGTAATCTATGTAATAACAGTTGGTGCAGATCGCCCTGTGAACTCCTGCATCTTAGAAAGTTTGAGAGCAACCTCAACCTGCAAGGAAGTGAATAAAAGTCAGCATGCTTGATaagatgaaattataaataattagctTGAGAATTTATATCTTACAAGAGGAGCAAGTGCTTCTTGAGAATCTCTTCCTGTTTTTGTTGAATCCTTCTCATACTGTTCAATGTAGAGTCGGATGGTTGCACCTTCTGAGCCAGTTCCCGAGAGACGGAAAACCTGTATCAATGTTTAACAAGGTGATAAAAATTATAGCTTACACGAATTCCGTAACTGATGCCATTCGTTTTTTCTTTAATCAACCGAAATTGACACCAAATCCATGGAATATTTACTTTATGGAACAAATAGACAATTATCCCCATATAATCATAAAGATTCAGCAGTCAATTCCAAAAAATAAGTTCCACTAACAAAGCCTTGCTTTGCCCTCCCAATTATCATGCCCAActcagaaatatatatatatatatatatatatatatatatatatatatatatatatatattcaccgcTAGGAGCCAGCATACCAGTCGAGAGCCATCCTCAAACAAATATCGAATACCCTGATGCTTTGAGACAGAACCATCAACAGGATCTTTGTATTCAAACTCATCAGCATGTACCATCTTTGATACATCTGATCTTATCCCCTTCACCAtcctatatataaaaaaaatatataataagtaTTTTACAATACATTATACTTGCATGGTATATGGTGCATGATAATATAACACAAATAAGAATtcaataaaaagaataaaaaatgaacAAGTTTCAAATACTAGAGCAATGATAAATTGGATGATAATCATCACTACTTATATCATACTacaaaacattttttttaattgattttatgtcCATTTCTTGAAAATGCTCTGTTTGAAGCAATGCAATCATTAGAATATTTCACAACTAGCTTGGTTCTGAAACCATTGATTTTGGGACAAAATCATGGATTTACAAGACTAGAgtgagttttaatttttaaataattttggtgGTGTACCAAATTCCAGAAAACTGAAAAACCTTAAGCAAATTCAAAAGTGTATAGACTTAACCATAAAATGAACGAAGGCAAGGTATTAGGAACATCATGTATTCAGCATTTTGAAGCCGTAACAGCAAATCAATGTAAGTTCAAAGAGATTGGGTCATTCAAAAAACTGCTGAATAATGTAGTAGTATGCCATTCCAAACACAGTAGAAACTTATGTGATGCAGAATTGCAGACAGCAGTTTCAAAGTAGCATAAAAGACATACTCGTTAACTTCGCCAAGGGAAGACTGCAGCTTAACCAAGTGTGCCATTAGTTCCTTTGCTGCACTTGCATCAACATTCTTCAAGAAAATTTAGCCAGTTAGATGTCAATCCAAAGATTTGCAGCAGCTAGAAATTGGATCAAGACatgtaaaaggaaaaaaaaaataaagtcataCCTCATAGTCATATCGAGTATAATAGTGGCGGCCATAGGTAGCCCAATGATTGCGAACTATATCTTCAACAGTCACAAACTTTCCTCCATTGAGATTTTCCTTATTTTTATAAGCCAATATAGATAGCCAAGCCAGAACCGCCCATATGCCATCTTTCTCACGTATATGGTCTGAGCCTGTTAACAAATGTTATTACCACAAAACAATTATTAGAATTTGTTAAAAATTACGTATATAAGAAAATTTTCCATATAAACGGAAACACAAAGCAATAACCTGTTCCAAAACTTTCTTCCCCACAAATTGAACACAATCCTGCATCCATCAAATTGCCAAAAAACTTCCAGCCAGTGGGGACCTGGCATTGAACAGTAAATAACCAAATTAAATGCCTTGAGGCTTGAATGCCAACAGCAGGGAAGAATAATAAAAGATTTTGTGAACTAGAATacctcaaaaaatttcaaattcagATGCTTGGCCACAACATCAAGGGCAGCTGATGTTGGCATGCTCCTAAAAGTGCCAATAATCAAGATAAAGCACAACTTGACACAGTTCAATACAAACAAGATGCACGCAGGAAGAAAAAATGAAACACCAAGCAAGCAATTTAAGCTGGTTTAAATAAACTGCAGCAAGAGGGAACTTAGCACATGCCACAGGTATGGACTCTCACAAATGACAGGGAAAAAAAAGGCGACAACAATAAGCAATTTATAGTTTGCAAACAATCTGCATATTGAAAATTCAGATGACCTAATTTCAGAACacataatttgcattatatggCAATTTAAGATAACGAGACGAACACAACTGTCTCCAGCCAATATTTTTTTCTATAATTGGATAACTAATACAAGCTCCCTCTGCAGGAGGTCTTTATCAATTACTCTCCTCcctccctccctctctctctgcTACATCAGAAACTTTTCAAGGAGAAGGGGATATCAACATTTGAACCGTTACGAGATAAGCACTCAACTACTATGCTAATGGCCAATGACAACTACTCCCTTTACTCTCCCTCCTGTTCTTCTATAGTTTCTGAAATGCAAGTTGCATGAAACAGGCCTTGATGCCTTGGCAAACATAAGCTTAGCATGTCAATAACTAGATACACCTTTCAATGTAGAATTTCAACTGCCTCAGCTTTAGTAACAATAAGCTGACCAGTCAACCTGAGAATGTTATGCCTAATATTCTTctttaaattttacataaaagatGAGATTTTAAAGCTAAAGGGAAAACTATAGGCTGCATCCATTAGGATTTACTGTTCCAACAAGTAGCAAGTAGACTATCACAGAGACAAAAGAAGCTGAGCAGCACAATGCAGTACCTGGCAACCCCCTTCAGACCAGCAGAGAAATAAGGTATGGCTTCAACTGCATTGGCAGCAATGATTGCAACAGAATCCGATGGAGTAACAAAGAACCTAAAATATTCATAAAAGTTATAAACATGACCATTTGATCAGCATCGGATTTTTCTAACATGAAAGCAAGACAATGCTACCTTTTACCAAGGATCATGTTGCGATCTGCATCACCATCAGCAGCAGCACCAAATTCTGGTGGTTCAACTTGAGAGCTTGATTTACTCAATCCCAAGCGAGCAACCAACTCTTTTGCATAAGTAAGATTTGGATCTGGGTGGCCCCCTCCAAAGTCCTCCTATTTGCATCAGTCAAGTAGAAGCAATCAGAAAAAGTAAATCCTTATGGTTCAAAAGAGAGCTCATTAATCATTAAGATACCAAGTCATCGCAAAAATATCAAGACCTTGGGTACACAGTTCAACAATGAGCTCTCTTGTGCACCTAGTTCCTCAACAAAAATGGGTTTTGCATATGCCCCAGCAACTCCATGTAATGCATCATAACTTCAACAGAATGGCACATGACAGGCATCATCAAATTGAATATAATAGCATATGATAGAAACACAATATTTGTCAAAAGTTGCCAAAAAGAGGCCAGCTACGTACCAGAATGTGAATTTTGGAGATGAAAGTAGCTTCCTTATAGACTCAAAATCAAAGATAGATCTGGCAATTGTTTAAGAAGTATTCATTATTTTGAAAGAGCATAATGAACATTTGGATTGCAAAATTGTGAATAACAAGATCAGATAATCCTTGAACAGATCTATTAATCACACAATACAATCTAGTAACACTTCAGAATACTGCCTGATGAATAAACGGAATATTCCTTATAATCATATGCATATTGTAAACAAAGAAGACATGGTGTAAAACCTTGATACTTGACTTTGAAGAGTAAAAGGACTGATATGTTCCAACAATTCTATAAGACAAAAaggttttaaagaaaaaaaaaaaaaaaaaaaaaaaaaaaaatctctttcaTAATGTACCCAAGGAGTGTCATAAAATTTATGTTGGTGCAATTTCATGTATCTTCTTCCATTCTAGTGATTAAGAAGTACATCCATGCTCATAATCATCATGTTTTAATTATCCTGTAAACAAATCAACATCATGCAAAATTCTGTACCATGAAGAGAAACCTCAAGGCCACAGAAAAGCTCAAAAAGTTtacaaagcttgcacacacaataGCATAAATTGAAATGAGAATGCCAGAATCAGGAGCTATAATTCTATTTCTTCCTTTCCAAAAGCCATATGAATTCTATTTCTTTCCGCCTCCAATTTACAACACTAGCCATctccaataaaaaaaattaaaaaaaaaaaaagaataagacagGGAGAAGGTGTGGGTGTTTGCGAGTGTGTGTGAGTGTGTgtttgtgagagagagagagagagagagagagacagagagagacagacagacagagagtAATTATCCTCACATAAATACATCTACAGAGAACATGGAGATTACACAGAGAACAAACTTACTTCATCAATTTCACATAATCGCTAGCTGAATCAAAGACCTCAACATCAAATTGTCCCTCGGGCCCACCAAAATTAGTTACACCAATTGCTGTAATATCCACCTGGacagaaaaggaaaaaaattgcGAATACAAACAGATTTTATGAAACAGTAATTTTGGCAGTTCAATGAAAGTAATAagggggaaaagaaagaaagattgCAGAGGATGCAGGAAATACATCAGGCAGATCAGCAATTAGGTACTCTTTTATTGTTTTTGTGTTCTCATAGATCTTGTCTGTGATCCCCTCAGGAGCAGGTCCACCATTTTCCATGTTATATTTGATACCAAAATCCtgcaatataaaaataaaaaaaaggaagatTATACGACCTCCCTAAGATAATTGCTTAGTATAATTCATAATGATTTCAGACACCAAATCTCTGCCTATCCTACTTGTTAATACTGATGCAAGTTCCTATTGCTGTTCTTCCGCCTTAGGGAGGAATTGTGTCCCCTTTCATTTTGTCATGAAAAACAAAAGGTAAAATGGAGCAGAAAATAACAGTTGCCATGTACCTCATGTGGACCACCTGGATTATGACTTGCTGTCAATATAAATGCTCCTGTTGCTTTCGATCCCTGACATTCAAGTTAGAAATACAATCATTATACATATCAGTACAGCTATGTGCTTCAATTATACATATCAGTACATCTATGTGCTTCAATTATACATATCAGTACATCTATGTACTTCAATTATGAGCTAGCTTGTAGATCAAAACCACTTACATCTATACCAACTCTTTCACGGATTACAGCTGAAACAGCAGGAGTTGAAAGTAATCCATTCTGACCAACCCAAACACGCCTTACTCCATTTGCAGCGGCCATCTTAATAATAATCTTCCAATTCAATGAAACAAATTTGAAGCCATATGGTTATGTCACTAAGCCATCTTGCTGAATAGTTGCATGCACACACACTCTCAGACACACGCATATATATACAAATGAGCCCACCCCTCcaaccaaaaataaataataaataaacagAAAGAGAGGGGAAAAGACAGGAATTTCATATTAACAGGCTGCAATAATTTTTGAGGTCATAAATTAACTCAATCCAGCAACAAACAAAACAATGAACTCAATATCACGCATTTCACAAGACATTAGAACACAGCAGAAGAACCATAGGGTTTGGACATAGGCTCCAACAAAGAATTTACAGATTAAGAGGTTGCAacttagttatatatatatatatatatatatatatatatatatatatataagaagtttGGAGCTTATATTCAATATAAAAAATGCAAAACCTGCAAAATGCAATATGTTTAATGTGCCATAACCATCCAAATATTAGCATATAAGCACAGTAAATGAGCCCAAACACACACCCAAAGCAACTGAAAGTCCTTAAAACCATTCAATTAATACTGGAAATATAGCCAACAGAAGCAAACTCAGTGCCCCCTCCGTCCCCCTCCCACCCCCACAAACCCCCCACCACCACACCCCACCCCGCCACCCCACAACAACACCACCCAAAAAAAAAAGATCATGACATCGGAGAGCAATTCTGCATTCACATCCTTTTATGCTATGTGGTACCTGAATGGCATCCTTTGAGTAATAGCGACCATCACCAGAAACAACAAGTGTAGCACCTGGTTACAATGGAAAAGCAGAAAAAAAATACCCATAAAAAGCTACTCTAACCACTTATCATACAttaggccaaaaaaaaaaaaaactaaaattatttGTCCAACATGACACGCATAACAATAGAACAGCTTTACTCTAAACATTTCACAGCAGTCAAATGCCACTGCAGTGGTGATGGCAATGCAATGGCTACTATAGTAACTTGAACTGACAAAAAAAAATAGGAACATCACAGTAGAGTACTGAATATAGAGTTGAATTCCTCTTCCAATGCCAAATTACTTTGTCCACCTTACTATTTTGGAACATCCCAAAAATTGCCCATCATTTTTTTTCCTATGATGGGATATGATGAAATTAACTAGATAAACATGGCTTCAATTTAATTAAACTATAAGAATTTGCACTCTAACAAGGATGAACACATGCACAAAAGCATCTTTTAGGGAAATGAGCCGTAGGACAAGATGCAGCACATTTTCCAAAAATCAAAACTAAACCCCATGCCAGGAGGATGAACCTCTAGCTGCTTAATGTTGCCTAGCCCATTTCCAAGTGTAAGCCTTCACAACCAATCATTCAAACTATAGAGAATCCATATACACAAGCACAAACTCTTGCACATAAGCCTAGCACAAATGATAAAAATCTAACTCTAAATTTCATAAGTAAGCCATAAAATTGAATAACAGAATCCCACCTCTAACTTTTTCTGCAGCTAGGGCATTGAATGTTGATTGAACGAAATTTTGCAAGTAATGAGGCTGAATGAAAACTTTCACCTGAAAGAACCAGCCACCATATTAAACAAGGAACAGCTATATAATGCCAGATACAGCAAAATATCAGGGGAACATTCTGAGAAGATAGATATTTCACATTCCAGCATCCGTTGTCTAACCTCATGGTGTTTAACTACAAGTGGAAAAATATAACTCAATACATTGATTTGGAGAAATAAATATGGTTATGGTTTACGGAGACAATTTCTAAACAGTTTAGCCCACCACTCATCTTCAACAGTGGATATTGAAGATTACGAGGAAATCTATAAACTATGCAAAAAAAATAACATTAATTTTTTTAGATGGATCTAATTTTTAAAAGTAGAATCGTATAATTCAAAGTAATTTACAAGGACAAACAAGTTAGATAGTCTTGAGAGTTTTTGGTGCAAGTCAATTTCAGATTCAAATGAAAATGATACAACAAAATCTTGTTTAAGCAACCAACCAATAAAATTTAGAAGATGCAATGCCACAGAAAAGCAAATCAATATGGGAATCATAAGATTCaattacaaataaataataatcgATTAATACAGGATCATAATGGATTTTCAAGCACAGATCAGATTCATGCATGCTGATCTAAAAGCATTGGCTCCAACGCCATCAACTAAGCAATAAAATGATCGAACAAAACGGATCTGATTCCAAATTACTAAGAAAAAAGAGGATAAGAGAGCTGAAGATAAACTAAATTCGATGAAGTGGAATCTCAAGGATAATAAATCGAGAATTGGATTAAAAGGATAAGAAAACCTTCTTGCGAAGGCCAGAAGTTCCCGGTTTCTGGCCATCGATGGGCATAGTCTCCACTCGCGAAACCTTGAACACCACCATTTCCTCAGTCCCTGTTTATCAAAATCGCAGTGCCAGAGCTGTGTGTGAGATagcaaaaagagagagagagcttaGAGATAGAAGCAGAGGGACAAAAGTGGGGGAAAAAGTAAAGTGATACAGCACTGACTAGGACACGCGCGCTTGAATGGCTAAATGAAGGAAAAAGAGTGAGCCAGATGTCCACGAAACGCTGTTGTATTGAAAGGAAGGGAAAGCATATGACGAGGATTATTCGATTCGATGATGAGCGATTTAAAGCCTCACGTATGGCCTGTACTTTGGAGCCATATGGTTTAATGGTGGATCAACAGAGTGGGGAGGAGAGCGCTTCCcacggttttattttttattttgctttCATTTTTGGTACCCCCGAAATGCGACTGTGACATTTAGGCAGACCTGAGGACCGGTCGGTCTGAGAGGGAATCGAACCGAGACTAGCCGTTAAAATCACTGTTattataaactaattaattaaatctattGACATTATCGATTGTGAAAACTCGTCTCATGTAGAATTAGATGGCGAAATTTGGATCATATTTCGGCCTTATGTGGTGACCTCTGCCTTTTGTCAAATTTGGATAAATGGAGTCAAACGTAAGTCGTTCTTCTCAAAGCCAAACCCACTTGATTACATTCTGAATATCATATATCATGAgtgatttatattaaaattaataaatgaaaCTCACAATACTTTAACATTATGATGCGAATATTGAGATTAATAATATTGTGTTctttaatataataaatgttattaaaaatataacaCATATGTTAGCGCTATTAAACTCAATTAAGAGTTTGACCCAACAAAAAAATTGAGTTGATGAAACACTAATTTAATTAATGTGTCATTAGTTAAATTAGTGGGTCACTAAaagttaattaaattcatattagtTAAATATAATATTTGTTAATACAAGTAGatatgtttaattaattttaattatttaaaataaaactttcaATGTCTATTAgatcatatttaaattttaaatatttttttaatatttataaaagtacacaagatatttatataaatgaataaatatctttttaacatttattaaatattaaataaaaataaaaaataaaaaaaaaaacagttttttttataaaatttatcgtgcaaataaaaaggtttttaatgggTCAATTTCTTTTGGATCTAATTACTTAACAAATTTCAGTTCATTGGATAAGGCTTGGGCTTCTAGTTATGGTCCACAAATTATGGGACAGTCCGCTATCCATTGATCAGATCAATGGTTCAACCAGTCTGGTGACGACGACttaataatatattttctatttaataCTACATCGTTTAACTGAGAGGAGGACAGCCAAATTGACAATGTGGATGTACGTATATTGTTTTGCAGAAATGGTGGATATGAACGTTCAAATTTttggtttaattaatttataattacaatgataaataaatataaattatccaAATAGACCTactaaacaaattttaaaaatatgaattatgataaattaatagtGTATAATTTATGACACTTCCTGAGGATAATTAGCTAGTTGGAACCTTAAAAGCCAAATTTTGTGAATGCACTTTCCATATTGCATAGCTTAAAGAAGCCGAGGTTCAATCCAATCTTGCATTTATCAACTAATCGTTCATTAACATTTACACTCTAGAAGACTAAATTTTATATACCTATCATACAAAGAATATGTATCCAAAATTTCTATTGAACTAAGCTTAGCTTTCTATGGGACGTTTACCATGAGGATCTAATCTTGGACTGGTACGAGTCGATGTAGATGCCGTAGCTGTATTAGTGTTTGAGCTCGAATCAAATGTCCGAGAATGGGAATCTGAATCACCGGATGTTCCGGCAGAGGACATTCCAGCAGTGGATGACATTCCAGCAGCAGATGACATTCCGGCAGCGGAGGACATTCCTGGTGGCCTGCGAGATCTTCTATATCTTGAACCGGGTATTCCAGGTCTAGTTGGTTCTTCCAGATTGCCAGGTTTCTTTGACAGCATGATGACTATGCGTCGCATATTTGGCCGTAGCTGTGGATCACCTTGTGTGCATAGCAGCCCCATATGAATGCACATTTTTACTTGGTCATTGACTGCTGATGATGCTAATGTTGGATCCATCGCCTCCAAACTCCTGTCCCTTTTGTAGAGCTTATATACCTGCACCAACAATAAAATCATGCTTAAAATCAAGTGGAGGACAGGTATATCATAAGAGCAGCAATATGCAAATTTATAAAGGGTTTGTTCAGTAGAAGCCCCAAGAGCTTTGTAAGGTTGCCCCCTTTATGCATTAGCTTGTCTATGCATGTTTTTATGACAAGCACACAAATCTAAGTCATATGCAACTAATAATatagagaaaagaaaaaacaaacacAAGATTTACATGGTTCAATTGTAAAGTCTATATAAACGGGTAAAACAAGAGCAAAAGGTTCcaatataatgaaaataatagGTTAAAATCTCTCAAAACTCACCAAATCCTAATCCTAGTAGGTTTATCCAAATCTCACAATCTGCCACAATAAGCAATATTCAATTCCTACAGATCGGCCTGGTCTCTATACTACCACTATAAACCTCAATATATATCTCATTCAAGTCGCAATGTGGGCTTTTTGGATCAGATCGAGACCAATAAAAACATTTTTAAAATACAAGCCACATCGTAACACAAGTTACACAAGTTGATTGCATgccattttttttttaaccaaaGAATTGCATGCCATTAGCTGCTAATTTGGGCATCCTCTATTCAACACCATTTCATAGATTAAATGAAGCTTTGATCTAAAAATGCCCAATACAATACAAGAAATCAGTGCTCTTCCTAACAAGATCATCCACATATGGTTCACTCTTTTTTTTCTTAGCTCAAAAAACAAACAAAAGGATTTGGCATGTGAAAAGAATGTAACAACTTCCATCATGTCCCATTTTTTATGTTGCCGACTTCAAGGCTCACAGGGAAACCAGACATGCTGAGATGCAGATTACAGTGGTTAATTTCCTTTACACTATGTTTAGGAGTTTTTGTTAATTAGGAAAAGAAATGATATGATTAATCTAAGgaatagggaaaaaaaaaaaagaatgaaaggTTGAGCAATTTCTCATGTTAGGAAATTCAAGGGATAAGAAAGGATTTGCAAGCATTAAGGGTATAATAGTCAtaatccaaaatattttcaaagtTATGGGAGGGATAATGGGAAAGTAAATAGGCTCTAAAAGGAATCACTTATCCCTCATACTTTCTTTTCCCACTAATGAACTCCCAAATAAGGGATATCACTTATCCCTTTGTCTTACCATTTCCTATCTCTTCCTATCCCTCCAGTGCACAAACTACCTAATGTCTCCTctatctctctcactctctcaaaATAAGGGTCCAACATAACTATAAGTCAGTAGATAAATGAATAATGAAAATGATCACTAATTAAACAGATGTAATCAGAATCTTACCCATTCAAGTAGATTTTGTGCATCaactgattgattaaatgttgaatTCCTCTGCCCACTGATAAGCTCCAGAACCAAAACCCCAAAGCTAAAAACATCTGCCTTCACTGACAAATGCCCATGCATGACATATTCTGGAGCCATATAACCACTGTTCACAATTAAAAGCACATCTGTTATGCTTACTGACCTAAGAATTTGGACAATATTATAATTTAGTTTTAGCAATAAAAATTGAGGCATTTAGTACATTTATTGAAAACTTACTTTGTGCCCGCCACGCGGGTATTGACATGCGTTTGGTCTTCAGGGAAGAGACGAGCCATACCAAAATCAGCAATCTTAGGAATCCACTTATCATCGAGTAAAATATTACTAGCCTTGATGTCACGGTGGATGATGCAACTGTGTGAGTCCTCATGAAGGTAAAGCAATCCCCGCGCAACACCAGTTATTATATCATACCTCCGCTTCCAATTGAGCTGCTCTCTCCTATCGGATTCTGAATCAAAATAATCTGTGTAATCTTTTTGTTGGGAAGATTAGAAATATAGATtcctaattaaaaaaattttaaaaataaaaaaaaggtatGATGATTGATGACCATCATATCATTTCTTAGTTTTTAGTTTATCAACTTTAGTGGTAAGAGACAGGTTGAAAACTAGAGGGATTTTTGAACATTCCAGCTTTCTTTCCACTCTCAGCATCCACAATTTTGTTAGAACTGGTCAAATGAGTGCTTGGCATACAAATTAAGAAATGAGATTTAGAGAAAGAATAGTCAAGACCTCATGAACTTTCTCCCTCATGAGGTTTTAATTTAGCTAGTGAGTGCTTTCTTTACAAGAAAGAAAAATTTGTCCGGCATTGAACCAGAATGTTGGTACCAAAGATTGTGGAAGCAAACCACCTGTATTTTATTCTAAGGTCAGAGATCATGACCCACATAACTAGAAAGATAAAAAAGGCGAGCTGGGATAAACATCTTCaagaaataattaagaaaaactaGAACAAAATGTTGAATTATCTTGTGTTTCAAGAAACAAAATTTTAACTTGTGCCACTATTGCTAGTTTATTGttaacaaaatttaaatcataaatgtgtCAAAAAAAAATTTGTAGCATAGGTGTTTCAATACACAAGTTTGCTATTATTTCATCAAAAGAAAGCTTGCAGACTACAGAATCATTACTAAATATTTTCTTCACCACGTAAAAATAGAACAAACAACTACTGAAAAAACTGTTTCATCAAAAAATTGTCTCCATCATTTATAAATACCAATTTCAAGACTCTTAATATCAATCATCTGCAACCACCTCTAACTTAGATGATTGCTTACAAATAACTGTATTCTAGACTTCATATCAACATCTAAATGCTTATTGATGTAAATTGTTTAGTCATCTACGCCAAGCAATTTGCATTACATTCATCAAGTACAGAAATTCTCTAAAAAAGAGTTtgaaagtaaataaaaaaaaaaaattgttttaatccACTCAGGTTAATCAAACCAAATTGATAGAGAAATGAATTCATATATTATGgcattttggaaaaaaaaaactaaaataataataTCTTAAATTTGGTAAAGCGATCAACAAGACAGAAAAACATTTCTGAAATTCTACAGTTCACTAATACCAGACATATAAGTTATAAAATACAACATTATATGTTGGGAAATTCAGATTGCATGGCTTTCATTAACATGAGCCTAAAAGAAACCATTTGATAGTAAAAATTACAAACAACTATAAAGGGGCTTGTTCCTATTCCTAATTTGCTGGCAAATAAAAAGCACCCAAGCTCCTTCAAGAAGTTCAAAGATTAGCAGAAATATAAACTAGTACATTGCAACCGAATAACTGAACTTGGAACTTAAAATTGTtggtgtgatgtgattgaacttCATTCCATTACTTATCCCATTAGCTAATACCGGTCAAAAACATAAATCAACAGAAAAGGTGCTTTTACTTACTGAAGAGAAACTTGTCAAGACT
The Hevea brasiliensis isolate MT/VB/25A 57/8 chromosome 15, ASM3005281v1, whole genome shotgun sequence genome window above contains:
- the LOC110669755 gene encoding cysteine-rich receptor-like protein kinase 43, whose translation is MPKSMNFFQNLLKSFKLSSSREGQSEEDLDQIAAQEQKQFAFETLVSATKDFHPTHKLGEGGFGPVFRGKLADGREIAVKKLSLSSNQGKKEFMNEAKLLARVQHRNVVNLLGYCAYGTEKLLVYEYVANESLDKFLFKSDRREQLNWKRRYDIITGVARGLLYLHEDSHSCIIHRDIKASNILLDDKWIPKIADFGMARLFPEDQTHVNTRVAGTNGYMAPEYVMHGHLSVKADVFSFGVLVLELISGQRNSTFNQSVDAQNLLEWVYKLYKRDRSLEAMDPTLASSAVNDQVKMCIHMGLLCTQGDPQLRPNMRRIVIMLSKKPGNLEEPTRPGIPGSRYRRSRRPPGMSSAAGMSSAAGMSSTAGMSSAGTSGDSDSHSRTFDSSSNTNTATASTSTRTSPRLDPHGKRPIES
- the LOC110669754 gene encoding phosphoglucomutase, cytoplasmic isoform X2, whose protein sequence is MVVFKVSRVETMPIDGQKPGTSGLRKKVKVFIQPHYLQNFVQSTFNALAAEKVRGATLVVSGDGRYYSKDAIQIIIKMAAANGVRRVWVGQNGLLSTPAVSAVIRERVGIDGSKATGAFILTASHNPGGPHEDFGIKYNMENGGPAPEGITDKIYENTKTIKEYLIADLPDVDITAIGVTNFGGPEGQFDVEVFDSASDYVKLMKSIFDFESIRKLLSSPKFTFCYDALHGVAGAYAKPIFVEELGAQESSLLNCVPKEDFGGGHPDPNLTYAKELVARLGLSKSSSQVEPPEFGAAADGDADRNMILGKRFFVTPSDSVAIIAANAVEAIPYFSAGLKGVARSMPTSAALDVVAKHLNLKFFEVPTGWKFFGNLMDAGLCSICGEESFGTGSDHIREKDGIWAVLAWLSILAYKNKENLNGGKFVTVEDIVRNHWATYGRHYYTRYDYENVDASAAKELMAHLVKLQSSLGEVNEMVKGIRSDVSKMVHADEFEYKDPVDGSVSKHQGIRYLFEDGSRLVCWLLAVNIYIYF
- the LOC110669754 gene encoding phosphoglucomutase, cytoplasmic isoform X1 translates to MVVFKVSRVETMPIDGQKPGTSGLRKKVKVFIQPHYLQNFVQSTFNALAAEKVRGATLVVSGDGRYYSKDAIQIIIKMAAANGVRRVWVGQNGLLSTPAVSAVIRERVGIDGSKATGAFILTASHNPGGPHEDFGIKYNMENGGPAPEGITDKIYENTKTIKEYLIADLPDVDITAIGVTNFGGPEGQFDVEVFDSASDYVKLMKSIFDFESIRKLLSSPKFTFCYDALHGVAGAYAKPIFVEELGAQESSLLNCVPKEDFGGGHPDPNLTYAKELVARLGLSKSSSQVEPPEFGAAADGDADRNMILGKRFFVTPSDSVAIIAANAVEAIPYFSAGLKGVARSMPTSAALDVVAKHLNLKFFEVPTGWKFFGNLMDAGLCSICGEESFGTGSDHIREKDGIWAVLAWLSILAYKNKENLNGGKFVTVEDIVRNHWATYGRHYYTRYDYENVDASAAKELMAHLVKLQSSLGEVNEMVKGIRSDVSKMVHADEFEYKDPVDGSVSKHQGIRYLFEDGSRLVFRLSGTGSEGATIRLYIEQYEKDSTKTGRDSQEALAPLVEVALKLSKMQEFTGRSAPTVIT